The Streptomyces spororaveus genome includes a region encoding these proteins:
- the tal gene encoding transaldolase, which produces MSENLDRLSAEGVAVWLDDLSRERLAGGGLADLVREQQVVGITSNPTIFAKAIRSGARYDEQVGDLARRGVRVEEAVRLLTAFDVRWACDVLRPVYEASGGVDGRVSLEVDPRVAHDTAATIAEARALWWLVDRPNLFVKIPATQPSLEAISTALAEGISINVTLIFSLDRYDQVLRAFLDGMGQAHAAGRDLASIASVASFFVSRVDTEIDSRLDKIGTPAALALRGRAAIANARLAYQHFEQAAASQEWQALAAAGMRPQRPLWASTGVKDPAYADTRYVDELVAPWVVNTMPEQTLRAVADHGHIQGDTIHGTYEASQQVLNDLETVGVSYDDVVRVLEDEGIAKFTASGNELFEQLDAELHATRTAA; this is translated from the coding sequence ATGAGTGAGAACCTGGACCGGCTGTCCGCTGAAGGCGTGGCGGTCTGGCTGGATGATCTGAGCCGGGAGCGGCTCGCCGGTGGCGGGCTGGCCGACTTGGTGCGGGAGCAGCAGGTGGTGGGTATTACCAGCAATCCGACGATCTTCGCCAAGGCGATCCGCTCGGGTGCCCGCTACGACGAGCAGGTCGGAGATCTGGCCCGGCGCGGGGTGCGCGTGGAGGAGGCCGTCCGGCTGCTGACGGCGTTCGATGTGCGCTGGGCCTGCGACGTCCTGCGACCGGTGTACGAGGCCAGCGGCGGCGTGGACGGAAGGGTATCGCTCGAAGTGGACCCGCGCGTCGCCCACGACACGGCGGCGACAATCGCCGAGGCACGGGCCCTGTGGTGGCTGGTGGACCGGCCGAACCTGTTCGTGAAGATCCCCGCCACCCAGCCCAGCCTGGAGGCGATCAGCACAGCGCTCGCCGAAGGCATCAGCATCAACGTCACACTGATCTTCTCCCTCGACCGCTACGACCAAGTCCTCCGCGCCTTCCTCGACGGCATGGGTCAGGCCCATGCGGCGGGTCGTGACCTGGCGTCCATCGCATCGGTGGCCTCCTTCTTCGTCAGCCGGGTGGACACCGAAATCGACAGCCGACTGGACAAGATCGGCACACCGGCTGCACTGGCCCTGCGCGGGCGGGCCGCGATCGCCAACGCGCGCCTGGCCTACCAGCACTTCGAGCAGGCTGCCGCCTCCCAGGAGTGGCAGGCGCTCGCCGCGGCTGGGATGCGCCCCCAGCGCCCGCTGTGGGCCTCCACCGGGGTGAAGGACCCCGCCTACGCCGACACCCGCTACGTCGACGAACTGGTGGCGCCCTGGGTGGTCAACACCATGCCCGAGCAGACCCTGCGCGCGGTCGCCGACCACGGCCACATCCAGGGCGACACCATCCACGGCACCTATGAGGCATCCCAGCAGGTACTCAACGACCTGGAGACGGTCGGAGTGTCCTACGACGACGTGGTGCGTGTGCTGGAGGATGAGGGCATCGCCAAGTTCACCGCCTCCGGCAATGAACTGTTCGAGCAACTGGACGCCGAACTGCACGCGACACGCACCGCCGCCTGA
- a CDS encoding universal stress protein, whose protein sequence is MTRTPNEMHTMKNQVTVGLDGTPESTAAAHWAAGEAELRHARLDLVHAEEWLEHPPLPVTTTEAQRAWAENLLRDTADELRHEHPDLEVSTRRVGGLPSLALARAAKDSDLLAIGSRGLGVVAGFIVGSVASETIAETERPVVLVRSADGTGKPPDGGRASGPVVAGLDIRQPCDNLLAFAFEEAAHRDTTLIVVHGWTPPPILSYSPALNPGIQSEMAHAITTTLDEMLSPWRDRFTDVHVEPRAPIGQAAAQILHAATDAALVVVGRRIRRSDFGGHIGPIAHALMHHSISPVAVVAHD, encoded by the coding sequence ATGACCCGCACTCCAAACGAGATGCACACCATGAAGAACCAGGTGACTGTAGGTCTTGACGGGACACCGGAAAGCACGGCAGCCGCTCACTGGGCCGCCGGCGAGGCCGAACTCCGACACGCCCGCCTGGATCTGGTCCACGCCGAGGAATGGCTGGAACATCCACCGCTCCCCGTCACGACCACCGAGGCACAGCGCGCCTGGGCGGAGAACCTGCTGCGGGACACCGCCGACGAGCTGCGTCACGAGCACCCTGACCTCGAGGTCTCCACACGTCGCGTGGGCGGATTGCCCTCCCTGGCCCTCGCCCGCGCAGCGAAGGACTCCGACCTGCTGGCCATCGGCTCGCGCGGGCTCGGCGTCGTCGCCGGCTTCATCGTCGGATCCGTAGCCTCGGAGACCATCGCCGAGACCGAACGCCCCGTCGTGCTGGTGCGGTCCGCCGATGGGACGGGCAAGCCACCCGACGGCGGCCGCGCCAGCGGACCCGTCGTGGCAGGGCTGGACATCCGTCAGCCCTGCGACAATCTCCTCGCCTTCGCCTTCGAGGAAGCCGCCCACCGTGACACGACGCTCATCGTCGTCCACGGATGGACCCCGCCGCCGATTCTCAGCTACTCACCAGCGCTCAACCCGGGTATCCAGAGCGAGATGGCCCACGCCATCACCACCACCCTGGACGAGATGCTGAGCCCGTGGCGTGACAGGTTCACCGACGTACATGTCGAACCACGTGCCCCGATCGGTCAGGCCGCGGCCCAGATTCTCCACGCGGCGACCGACGCCGCCCTCGTCGTCGTCGGCCGACGCATCCGCCGGTCCGACTTCGGCGGCCACATCGGCCCCATCGCCCACGCGTTGATGCATCACTCCATCTCTCCGGTCGCCGTCGTCGCGCACGACTGA
- a CDS encoding uracil-DNA glycosylase — protein MRAAAKARTLTELETRLVRCRACPRLVAWREETALAKRPAFADWEYWGRPVPGFGPADAAMMITGLAPAAHGANRTGRMFTGDRAGDLLYATLYDLGLASQATATGLDDGLELYGVRVTAPVHCAPPANRPTTGERDTCRVWLVREAQLMQPTLRSVVVLGTFGWQAALSALEEAGWSVPPPRPAFGHGVRTTLTPAGPTGAEVTVFGCYHVSQRNVFTGRLTPAMLRQVLAEAAYTAGLPVERPGPG, from the coding sequence GTGCGGGCCGCAGCCAAGGCCCGCACGCTGACCGAACTGGAGACGCGGCTGGTGCGGTGCCGCGCCTGCCCACGCCTCGTGGCGTGGCGTGAGGAGACCGCCCTCGCCAAACGTCCCGCGTTCGCTGATTGGGAATACTGGGGGCGGCCGGTACCCGGGTTCGGGCCCGCGGACGCCGCCATGATGATCACAGGACTCGCGCCCGCCGCACACGGCGCGAATCGGACGGGCCGGATGTTCACCGGCGATCGGGCGGGCGACCTTCTGTACGCGACGCTGTATGACCTCGGGCTGGCCTCCCAGGCAACGGCCACGGGCCTGGATGACGGGCTGGAACTGTACGGGGTCAGGGTCACCGCACCCGTGCACTGCGCTCCGCCCGCCAATCGTCCCACGACCGGCGAGAGGGACACCTGCCGCGTGTGGCTGGTCCGGGAGGCACAGTTGATGCAACCGACCCTGCGCTCCGTCGTCGTGCTGGGCACCTTCGGCTGGCAGGCAGCCCTCTCGGCCCTGGAGGAGGCCGGCTGGAGCGTGCCCCCGCCGCGCCCGGCGTTCGGCCACGGCGTACGGACGACATTGACGCCGGCGGGCCCGACGGGCGCCGAGGTGACAGTGTTCGGCTGCTACCACGTGAGCCAGCGCAACGTGTTCACCGGCCGACTGACCCCAGCGATGCTGCGCCAGGTGCTCGCCGAGGCTGCGTACACGGCCGGCCTCCCCGTCGAACGACCGGGCCCAGGGTGA
- a CDS encoding beta-class carbonic anhydrase, translating into MSVTELYLANNRAYASRHTGPLPMEPSQRVAVVACMDARQDIYAVLGLEEGEASVIRNAGGVITEDVIRSLAVSQQLLGTDEIMLIHHTDCRMLTYPGYRLKEPILSESGMRPLWPEDSFHDVEVDVRWSISRVKASPYLPHRESVRGFVLDIATGLLEEVT; encoded by the coding sequence ATGTCAGTCACCGAGCTCTATCTCGCGAACAATCGGGCCTATGCCTCTCGGCACACCGGCCCGCTTCCGATGGAACCCTCCCAGCGTGTCGCTGTGGTTGCCTGCATGGACGCGCGGCAAGACATCTACGCGGTCCTGGGTCTGGAGGAGGGCGAAGCGAGTGTGATTCGCAACGCGGGGGGAGTGATCACTGAAGACGTCATCCGGTCGCTGGCGGTGAGCCAGCAGTTGCTGGGAACGGACGAGATCATGCTCATCCACCACACTGACTGTCGGATGCTGACGTACCCCGGCTATCGGCTCAAGGAGCCGATCCTCAGTGAGTCGGGTATGCGGCCCCTCTGGCCGGAAGATTCCTTTCACGACGTGGAGGTCGACGTACGATGGTCCATCAGCCGCGTCAAGGCGAGCCCCTACCTTCCCCACCGCGAATCCGTACGCGGTTTCGTGCTCGACATCGCCACAGGACTGCTTGAAGAAGTGACATAG